A genomic segment from Chitinophaga flava encodes:
- a CDS encoding helix-turn-helix transcriptional regulator gives MQYVLRKKEDQELIVALDYPDNYIVAEGLASRDTIARQPGFCFRFGQEWFDHILINRGCYEVSAPVKVIGGFESPMIELQYMLQGSVQTRMGRYYNTLQSGHHAILDAGTNPIEYIYPKGNEKLSVLEIQLTRSYFTRLAGSVGLPDIFNSIGPQLPITPAMQLTIRDMLHCDKKAALRRIYLESRILDLLMLQLEQASSALCKTVCSLPSHDIEKIHYAREILEQHISTPCSLIDLAHKAGINEFKLKKGFRELFGTTVFGYLHQKRMQDAKRMLLDLKMDITEVAMYCGFEHNKNFAAAFRKFWGYTPAQLMKK, from the coding sequence ATGCAATATGTGTTGAGAAAAAAAGAAGACCAGGAGCTGATTGTAGCCCTGGACTATCCGGACAACTATATCGTAGCCGAAGGCCTTGCCTCCAGGGATACGATAGCCCGGCAGCCCGGCTTTTGTTTTCGTTTCGGGCAGGAATGGTTTGATCATATACTGATCAACAGAGGCTGCTATGAGGTATCTGCCCCTGTAAAAGTGATAGGAGGCTTCGAATCTCCTATGATAGAACTGCAATATATGTTGCAGGGCAGTGTACAAACCCGGATGGGACGTTATTACAACACCCTGCAGAGCGGGCATCATGCTATACTGGATGCCGGTACTAACCCGATCGAATATATTTATCCGAAGGGGAATGAAAAGCTGTCTGTTCTGGAGATACAGCTTACCAGATCCTATTTCACCAGACTGGCCGGCAGCGTTGGCCTCCCTGATATTTTTAACAGCATCGGCCCGCAACTGCCGATTACACCTGCGATGCAGCTGACCATCCGTGATATGCTGCATTGTGATAAAAAAGCTGCATTAAGACGCATATACCTGGAATCCAGGATACTGGACCTATTAATGCTGCAACTGGAACAGGCTTCTTCTGCTTTATGTAAAACCGTCTGCAGTTTACCATCACACGACATCGAGAAAATCCATTATGCCAGGGAGATACTGGAACAACATATCAGCACTCCCTGTTCGCTTATAGACCTGGCCCATAAAGCCGGTATCAATGAATTTAAACTCAAGAAAGGTTTCCGGGAACTTTTTGGCACCACCGTTTTCGGATATCTTCACCAGAAAAGAATGCAGGATGCAAAACGAATGTTGCTGGATCTTAAAATGGATATCACTGAAGTAGCGATGTACTGCGGGTTTGAGCACAATAAAAACTTTGCCGCCGCCTTCCGGAAATTTTGGGGATATACACCAGCACAACTGATGAAGAAATAA
- a CDS encoding endonuclease/exonuclease/phosphatase family protein: MLNRLIIITGLLLLLIGRVTAKDIRLSVLQLNIWQEGTMVPGGYEAIAEQISALSPDFVTLSEVRNYRNTRFCDRLTATLREKGKTYYSFYSQGAGLLSRYPIIDSAVIFTEGGSICKLTAKVGDREVAVYSAHLDYLNYAVYLPRGYDGVTWKKLQAPCTNLDTIMASNVASKRDEGIAAFLQATTHDLAQQRLVFLGGDFNEASHLDWTVATKDLFDHHGMIVPWTCSRMLYDGGFRDSYRTIYPHPEKNPGFTFPADNTAVEVKKLAWAPDADERERIDFIYFYPDKELSLQQSTVVGPSGSIVRNRREADKSNDRFLLPVGTWPTDHQGVLSVFNLRNTR, translated from the coding sequence ATGTTGAACAGACTTATTATTATAACAGGACTGCTACTGTTGTTGATAGGCCGTGTAACGGCAAAGGATATACGTTTATCTGTTTTGCAGTTAAACATCTGGCAGGAAGGTACGATGGTGCCGGGAGGCTATGAGGCCATCGCCGAACAGATCAGCGCGCTGTCACCGGATTTTGTAACGCTGAGCGAAGTGCGCAACTACCGCAACACCCGCTTCTGTGACCGTCTGACAGCCACCCTCCGCGAGAAAGGTAAAACCTACTATTCCTTTTATAGTCAGGGTGCGGGCCTGTTGAGCCGTTATCCTATTATTGACAGTGCGGTGATCTTCACAGAAGGTGGCAGCATCTGCAAACTCACGGCAAAAGTAGGGGACAGGGAAGTGGCGGTATATTCCGCCCACCTGGACTATCTCAACTATGCCGTGTATCTGCCCAGAGGCTATGATGGCGTTACCTGGAAGAAGTTGCAGGCTCCCTGTACCAATCTGGATACTATCATGGCTTCCAACGTGGCCTCTAAAAGGGATGAAGGTATAGCCGCTTTTCTGCAGGCAACCACACATGATCTTGCGCAGCAACGCCTGGTATTCCTCGGTGGTGATTTTAACGAGGCCAGTCATCTCGACTGGACCGTTGCCACCAAAGATCTCTTCGATCATCATGGTATGATCGTACCCTGGACCTGCTCCCGTATGTTGTACGACGGAGGTTTCAGAGACAGCTACCGTACCATCTATCCACATCCGGAAAAGAACCCCGGCTTTACTTTCCCGGCAGACAATACAGCCGTAGAAGTGAAAAAGCTGGCCTGGGCGCCGGATGCCGATGAACGCGAACGAATCGACTTCATATATTTTTATCCGGATAAAGAACTTTCATTGCAACAAAGTACAGTGGTAGGCCCTTCAGGCAGCATTGTGCGTAACCGGCGGGAAGCGGATAAAAGCAATGACCGTTTTCTGTTGCCGGTAGGTACCTGGCCTACAGATCATCAAGGTGTGCTCAGTGTTTTTAATCTCAGAAATACGCGGTAG
- a CDS encoding SusD/RagB family nutrient-binding outer membrane lipoprotein, protein MKAIYTTLFAAAAYLAVTPACSKFDAINTNPNATSSVTPSLLATNLILDITGSSASKSFVTPYMVSKHIAWGELAQSEQYNSFGRTSLGGMQVLTNVQKMISQAAPADKNAYTGLGLFIKAYKLYYLSMSLGDIPYSDALNGETGNVRPKYDEQKKVMQQVLADLENADKLLSAAGNFSGDPTQLGGSADLWRRVINSFRLKVLISLSKKVTDPDLRIKEQFAQIATTSPLLRSNADNLQTVYSNKAGQIYPYNNTLFKGTAYGMISSVIIDTLKKLNDYRLFYYAAPSAYAIKTEGKKADDWNAYPGTDPTPEFSTIAKIYTAGKHCAYNLRYTDNAPGEPVIRIGYAEQNFILAEAAVLGWTSGSAKTFYEEGVKAAMNFVATNTPDDIRYHSGRKITADYINNTYLTGTDVGFATTADMQLKQIYVQKYILYFMQHPWDAYYECRRTGYPVLPVNPATSLNQDDKTQMPVRWMYPQDEYDYNQVNLKEALQRQYGGADKTNNIMWILK, encoded by the coding sequence ATGAAAGCAATATATACTACCCTGTTTGCAGCAGCGGCCTACCTGGCGGTAACACCTGCCTGCAGCAAGTTTGATGCGATCAATACCAATCCAAACGCCACCAGCAGTGTGACGCCTTCGCTACTGGCCACCAATCTGATTTTGGATATCACCGGCTCCAGCGCCAGCAAAAGTTTTGTGACGCCGTATATGGTCAGCAAACATATCGCCTGGGGCGAACTGGCGCAAAGCGAACAATATAACAGCTTCGGCCGTACGTCGCTGGGCGGTATGCAGGTACTGACCAACGTGCAGAAGATGATCAGCCAGGCTGCTCCTGCAGATAAAAATGCCTACACCGGCCTGGGCCTGTTTATCAAAGCCTACAAACTGTACTACCTGTCTATGTCATTGGGAGATATTCCCTATTCTGATGCATTGAATGGCGAAACCGGTAATGTACGCCCCAAATATGACGAACAGAAAAAGGTGATGCAGCAGGTATTAGCCGACCTGGAGAATGCAGACAAACTGTTGTCTGCCGCTGGTAATTTCTCAGGAGATCCTACGCAGCTGGGCGGTTCAGCCGACCTGTGGCGCAGGGTGATCAACTCCTTCCGCCTGAAGGTACTCATCAGTCTTTCTAAAAAAGTAACGGATCCCGATCTACGGATAAAAGAACAATTTGCGCAGATTGCTACCACCAGCCCTCTGCTACGCAGTAATGCCGACAACCTGCAGACTGTATATTCCAACAAAGCCGGACAGATCTATCCGTATAACAACACCCTTTTTAAGGGAACAGCCTACGGCATGATCTCCAGCGTGATCATCGATACACTGAAAAAACTCAATGACTACCGACTGTTTTATTATGCCGCTCCTTCCGCCTATGCCATCAAAACAGAAGGGAAAAAAGCCGATGACTGGAATGCCTATCCCGGTACCGATCCTACACCTGAGTTTTCTACTATTGCTAAAATCTATACTGCCGGTAAACACTGTGCGTATAACCTTCGTTATACCGACAATGCACCTGGTGAGCCGGTGATCCGCATTGGTTATGCAGAACAGAACTTCATCCTGGCAGAAGCCGCCGTGCTGGGCTGGACCAGCGGTAGTGCCAAAACCTTTTATGAAGAAGGGGTAAAAGCAGCGATGAACTTTGTTGCCACCAACACACCTGATGATATACGTTATCATAGCGGCAGAAAGATCACTGCAGACTATATCAATAATACCTATCTTACCGGCACAGATGTTGGTTTTGCTACCACGGCAGATATGCAGCTGAAACAGATTTATGTGCAGAAGTATATCCTGTATTTTATGCAGCATCCCTGGGACGCGTATTATGAATGCCGGCGTACCGGTTATCCGGTACTGCCTGTGAATCCGGCTACCAGCCTCAATCAGGACGATAAAACGCAGATGCCTGTACGTTGGATGTATCCTCAGGATGAATACGACTACAACCAGGTGAACCTGAAAGAAGCCCTGCAACGGCAATACGGTGGTGCTGACAAAACCAATAATATCATGTGGATACTGAAATAA
- a CDS encoding GNAT family N-acetyltransferase: protein MTIHSSSQHANPSLVETWLKGWSLAKGVGLPVPDYDGFRVDVGWADQQIRYVFPAISAGLLHLAQTITEPYIFLKVCAPATAIQPHLPPRWIIQPPGFMMTNHLPDSPPRLHLPDGYRLNIQTETSVITASIYTAEETVAATGHMVIVDDYIIYDRIATDPAHQRRGLGSAVMNALTAQGISMGKNKGILVATSAGKALYETLGWQLYSPYTTAVIPADETYQDAK, encoded by the coding sequence ATGACAATACATTCATCATCCCAACATGCTAACCCTTCCCTGGTGGAAACATGGTTGAAAGGCTGGTCCCTGGCGAAAGGAGTAGGCCTTCCGGTTCCCGACTATGACGGCTTCCGCGTAGACGTTGGCTGGGCCGACCAGCAGATACGTTATGTTTTCCCGGCGATCTCCGCAGGATTATTACACCTCGCACAGACCATCACTGAGCCTTATATTTTCCTGAAAGTATGTGCTCCCGCTACTGCAATACAACCGCATCTGCCGCCTCGCTGGATCATACAGCCTCCCGGTTTCATGATGACCAACCATCTGCCAGACAGCCCTCCGCGCCTGCATTTACCGGATGGATACAGACTGAACATTCAGACAGAGACTTCCGTTATCACAGCATCCATATACACCGCTGAAGAAACGGTCGCCGCCACCGGCCATATGGTGATCGTAGATGACTACATCATTTATGACCGTATCGCCACCGACCCCGCCCATCAGCGTCGCGGCCTGGGCAGCGCTGTAATGAATGCTCTCACAGCACAAGGCATCTCCATGGGAAAAAATAAAGGGATACTGGTAGCTACTTCTGCAGGAAAAGCACTGTATGAAACACTCGGCTGGCAGTTGTATTCACCGTATACGACGGCGGTTATCCCAGCAGATGAAACATATCAGGATGCTAAGTGA
- a CDS encoding NUDIX hydrolase: MNYIDCVGLIVVENRELLLAFSKNKGAWYLPGGKVDKGETSLLALQREIKEELNMELEAESLQWYYHITAPAFGEKDLLMRQDCFRHQLKQIPQPSAEIGAVRYFSLESYRKEQHQVHGVLLAFEKLQQDGLVD, encoded by the coding sequence ATGAACTATATAGATTGTGTTGGCCTGATTGTAGTTGAAAACAGAGAATTATTACTGGCTTTCAGTAAAAATAAAGGTGCCTGGTATCTGCCGGGAGGAAAAGTGGATAAAGGGGAAACGTCGCTGCTGGCCTTACAGCGGGAGATAAAAGAAGAACTGAACATGGAGCTGGAAGCAGAGAGCCTGCAATGGTATTATCATATCACGGCACCTGCTTTTGGTGAAAAAGACCTGCTGATGCGGCAGGATTGTTTCCGGCACCAGTTGAAACAAATACCGCAGCCTTCTGCAGAAATAGGAGCGGTGCGTTATTTCAGCCTGGAAAGCTATCGTAAGGAACAACACCAGGTACATGGGGTACTGCTCGCCTTTGAAAAACTGCAACAGGATGGTTTGGTTGACTAA
- a CDS encoding peroxiredoxin, with amino-acid sequence MQTDLTYLPPNLPEPVDDGACDHLRGMRMPDIVLRSTAGAMVSLSNIPGWLVIYCYPMTGPAHVPLPPGWDEIPGARGCTPQACSFRDHYQELQQLDATVFGMSTQTAATQETEKERIHLPFDLLSDEQLVFSSALQLPMHYVEDLVLIKRVTLIFKDGQLQQYFYPVFPPDKNIDAVLAYLKEQQ; translated from the coding sequence ATGCAAACAGATCTTACCTATTTACCGCCCAATCTGCCGGAACCGGTGGATGACGGGGCTTGCGACCACCTCCGTGGAATGCGGATGCCGGATATAGTGCTGCGCTCTACAGCCGGAGCGATGGTATCGCTGAGTAATATCCCCGGCTGGCTGGTCATTTATTGTTACCCGATGACAGGGCCGGCACATGTGCCTTTGCCTCCCGGTTGGGATGAAATCCCCGGTGCCAGAGGCTGTACACCACAGGCCTGTTCTTTTCGGGATCATTATCAGGAGCTGCAGCAGTTGGATGCCACTGTTTTCGGGATGAGTACGCAAACGGCCGCCACCCAGGAGACAGAAAAGGAACGGATACATCTGCCGTTTGACCTGCTGAGTGATGAACAGCTGGTGTTCAGCAGCGCGTTGCAACTGCCTATGCATTACGTGGAAGACCTGGTGCTGATAAAACGGGTGACCCTCATCTTTAAAGATGGACAGCTGCAGCAATATTTTTATCCGGTATTTCCACCAGACAAAAATATTGATGCGGTACTGGCCTACCTGAAAGAACAGCAGTAG
- a CDS encoding SusC/RagA family TonB-linked outer membrane protein, with protein sequence MKKNVAGTPRRSDSVLPGSKLLLKLFALLLLCLSLQVNAGVAAQKVSLKASNISLEEVFGVIKKQTGFYVLYNPDLLKGIAPVTIDAQDQPLSNFLDVCLANKPLAYEIKYNTVVIKPRPARNTARNLLETAPATKDISGRITDEKGMGIPGVSVSVKGTQKGIITGGDGQFHLVANPGDVLVVRMMGYETQEVTVGSDASISVTIKESATSLQQVVVTALGIKREEKSLGYAVQKVKGSSLNTVKPVDVATSLTGKVAGLNVKNSTEFNEAPTLQLRGGNALLVIDGVPYGNMSLRDIAPDDIESIDVLKGATASALYGSRGGNGAIMVTTKRGNKEGGLDIAVNSSNMFTAGFLAFPKVQNSYSSGTGGKYAVGDYVWGDKMDIGRTASQYNPSTYQFEDAPLVSKGKNNLNNFLQQSFVLNNNISVSQSGKFGSYRASLTHVYNQGQYPNTKLNKITASIAGDMHAGNFNMNGGISYNRRFYPNNVGTGYGGGGYMYNLVVWTGAEYDVRDYKNYWIAGKENIRQNWMENNWYDNPYFIANEILHGNTYDITNGYINANYQIKPWLKATLRNSFDAYSNTDTWRNAISAVGGWNKKGYYSTSKGTGFSTNHDLILSGNGKIGNFGIDALAGGALYYYQTDVLNANTQNGITIPGFYSILASVDPAFVGVSSSKKQVNSLYAKATLSYKSLLFVDVTGRNDWSSTLSAANRSYFYPSVASSLVLSEFIPMPKWMDLAKVRGSWTKTKSDPAVFEINNTYGIKTNVWNSLNSAAFPTTIRSSDLLPQTVRTYEFGLAAGFLKNRIHVDVTRYNQLNYNRLVSSTVSSASGFGSVLVNSQEQILRKGVEITVDGTVINKKDFGWDVQINWATDRRYYAKLDPIYSSQKPWVQEGARYDWISINDWSRSPDGQMIMQNGFPIRNTYETVLGYSDPNWIWGMTNNFRYKTFTFSFSFDGRVGGTSYSNTTQALWNSGASKESDNFWRYDEVVNGNKSYVAQGVVVTGGTVERDATGKILSDTRTFAPNTQQVSYESYIKRYHSNAYTGAPQNYFLQTFFKLREVALSYGLPAKVSKRLGIRNASVGFVGQNVLLWTKEFKNADPDKGSDNLNSPSVRYLGFNVKVNI encoded by the coding sequence ATGAAAAAAAATGTTGCCGGCACTCCCCGCCGCAGTGACAGCGTATTGCCGGGCAGTAAGCTGTTGTTGAAACTCTTCGCCTTACTGTTGCTTTGCCTGAGCCTACAGGTGAATGCAGGCGTAGCTGCCCAGAAAGTAAGCCTTAAAGCCTCCAACATCTCGTTGGAAGAGGTGTTTGGCGTGATAAAAAAACAAACAGGTTTTTATGTGCTCTATAATCCTGACTTATTAAAAGGTATCGCACCGGTAACGATAGACGCGCAGGACCAACCACTCAGCAATTTCCTCGATGTATGTCTGGCCAACAAACCACTGGCCTACGAGATTAAATACAACACCGTCGTTATAAAACCCCGTCCTGCCCGGAATACCGCCCGCAACCTGCTTGAAACCGCACCTGCAACTAAAGATATCAGCGGAAGGATCACCGACGAAAAAGGGATGGGCATACCCGGTGTATCCGTTTCCGTTAAAGGCACTCAAAAAGGTATCATCACCGGCGGCGACGGACAGTTTCATCTGGTGGCCAATCCCGGCGATGTGCTGGTAGTCCGTATGATGGGCTATGAAACACAGGAAGTGACAGTTGGCAGCGACGCCAGCATCAGCGTCACCATCAAAGAATCTGCTACCAGTCTGCAACAGGTAGTGGTAACAGCACTCGGTATTAAAAGAGAAGAAAAATCACTGGGATACGCTGTACAAAAAGTAAAAGGTAGTTCCCTGAATACTGTAAAACCAGTAGATGTTGCGACTTCTCTCACTGGTAAAGTAGCTGGTCTGAATGTAAAAAACAGTACTGAATTCAACGAAGCTCCCACGCTGCAACTGAGAGGCGGCAACGCTCTCCTGGTAATAGACGGGGTACCTTATGGTAACATGTCCCTGCGTGATATCGCCCCGGATGATATCGAATCCATTGACGTCCTGAAAGGTGCTACTGCTTCGGCACTGTATGGTTCCCGCGGTGGCAACGGCGCCATCATGGTCACCACCAAAAGAGGCAATAAGGAAGGCGGACTGGATATTGCTGTCAACAGCAGCAATATGTTCACTGCCGGCTTCCTGGCTTTCCCGAAAGTACAAAACAGCTACAGCTCCGGTACCGGCGGAAAATACGCAGTAGGTGATTATGTATGGGGAGATAAAATGGACATCGGCCGCACCGCCAGCCAGTACAACCCTTCCACCTATCAGTTTGAAGATGCACCACTGGTATCAAAAGGAAAAAATAACCTCAACAATTTCCTCCAGCAAAGTTTTGTCCTCAATAATAATATCAGTGTATCACAGTCCGGTAAGTTCGGCAGCTACCGCGCTTCTCTGACACATGTGTACAACCAGGGGCAGTATCCCAATACCAAACTGAATAAGATCACTGCCAGCATCGCAGGTGATATGCATGCCGGTAACTTTAATATGAACGGTGGCATCAGCTACAACCGGCGCTTTTATCCCAATAACGTGGGAACAGGCTATGGCGGCGGCGGTTATATGTACAACCTCGTCGTATGGACCGGTGCTGAATATGATGTGAGAGACTACAAAAACTACTGGATAGCCGGTAAAGAAAACATCCGCCAGAACTGGATGGAAAACAACTGGTACGACAACCCTTATTTCATCGCCAATGAAATACTGCATGGCAACACTTATGATATCACCAACGGTTATATCAATGCCAACTATCAGATAAAACCCTGGCTGAAAGCCACTTTGCGCAACAGCTTTGATGCCTACAGCAACACCGATACCTGGAGAAACGCCATCAGCGCCGTAGGCGGATGGAACAAAAAAGGGTATTACTCTACCAGCAAAGGTACCGGCTTCAGTACCAACCACGACCTGATCCTCTCCGGTAATGGTAAGATCGGCAACTTCGGCATCGATGCACTTGCCGGCGGTGCCCTCTACTATTATCAAACCGATGTGCTCAATGCCAATACACAAAACGGTATCACTATTCCCGGCTTTTACTCCATTCTTGCTTCTGTTGACCCCGCCTTTGTGGGTGTGTCTTCCTCCAAAAAACAGGTGAACAGCTTGTATGCCAAGGCTACACTGTCTTACAAAAGCCTGCTGTTCGTAGACGTGACCGGCCGTAACGACTGGTCTTCCACCTTATCCGCTGCCAACCGTTCTTATTTCTATCCTTCTGTGGCTTCCAGCCTGGTGCTTTCTGAGTTTATCCCTATGCCCAAATGGATGGACCTGGCCAAGGTGCGCGGCTCCTGGACCAAAACAAAAAGTGATCCGGCCGTTTTTGAAATCAACAACACCTATGGTATCAAAACCAACGTGTGGAACAGCCTTAACTCAGCCGCCTTTCCAACCACCATCAGAAGCAGCGACCTGTTGCCACAAACGGTGCGTACCTATGAATTCGGTCTGGCTGCCGGTTTCCTGAAAAATCGTATACACGTAGACGTGACCCGTTACAACCAGCTTAACTACAACCGTCTCGTCAGCTCTACTGTCAGCAGCGCTTCCGGCTTTGGCTCGGTACTGGTTAACAGCCAGGAACAAATACTGCGCAAAGGCGTGGAGATCACTGTAGACGGTACTGTTATCAATAAAAAAGATTTCGGCTGGGATGTGCAGATCAACTGGGCTACCGACAGAAGATACTATGCCAAACTGGACCCTATCTATTCTTCACAGAAACCATGGGTACAGGAAGGTGCACGCTACGACTGGATCAGCATTAACGACTGGTCCAGATCCCCTGATGGACAGATGATCATGCAGAATGGATTCCCCATTAGGAATACGTATGAAACCGTGTTGGGTTATTCCGATCCTAACTGGATCTGGGGTATGACCAACAATTTCCGTTATAAGACTTTTACTTTCAGCTTTTCCTTTGATGGAAGAGTAGGCGGTACTTCTTACTCCAATACCACACAGGCCCTGTGGAACTCGGGTGCCAGCAAGGAAAGCGATAACTTCTGGCGCTATGATGAAGTAGTGAATGGTAACAAGTCTTACGTGGCTCAGGGTGTAGTTGTTACCGGTGGTACCGTGGAAAGAGATGCTACCGGCAAAATCCTCAGCGATACCAGGACTTTTGCTCCCAATACACAGCAGGTATCTTACGAATCCTATATCAAACGTTATCACTCCAACGCCTATACGGGCGCACCACAGAACTACTTTTTACAAACATTCTTCAAGTTGCGTGAAGTGGCGCTCAGTTATGGTTTGCCGGCTAAAGTGAGCAAACGGCTGGGTATCCGGAATGCATCTGTTGGTTTTGTAGGACAGAATGTGCTGCTGTGGACGAAAGAATTTAAAAATGCAGATCCGGACAAAGGATCAGATAACCTGAACTCACCATCTGTGCGTTATCTGGGTTTCAACGTAAAAGTTAATATCTAA
- a CDS encoding nuclear transport factor 2 family protein, protein MGTIVNNFFNALAKRNLDDILPLFADNIDWYIPGNETLAPWLGRRSTKADVAQFYTMLWQHTTPISGEIFHLITQGNVTLTSGRFKVKMLQTDQIYESLFFTEITVEDNLITKYRLLEEGYGLVVALGSTKEQSVSKI, encoded by the coding sequence ATGGGAACGATTGTAAATAACTTTTTCAATGCACTGGCAAAAAGAAATCTCGATGATATTTTACCCTTGTTTGCAGATAATATAGACTGGTACATCCCTGGAAATGAAACGCTGGCGCCATGGCTGGGCAGGCGTTCCACAAAGGCAGACGTGGCACAGTTTTATACAATGTTATGGCAACATACAACTCCCATATCAGGTGAAATTTTCCATTTGATTACCCAGGGCAACGTTACACTAACCTCCGGCCGTTTTAAGGTGAAAATGCTGCAAACGGATCAGATATATGAATCTTTATTTTTTACAGAAATTACAGTGGAGGATAACCTGATTACCAAATACCGTTTGCTGGAAGAAGGATATGGATTGGTGGTAGCATTAGGTTCTACCAAAGAACAAAGCGTCTCAAAAATTTGA
- a CDS encoding FecR family protein, whose protein sequence is MMDDEQIREAFEIAKLISSEQLTAEEATRLEAWKSRSAAHRQLVTESIAAPVVREGLLQLETYDTHQIAADLFEAAGIGADKLPGRKGRLVRLRTWWAAAGMLLLMAGAGYWWTQHRVSSTTLAVNNVSTLIPGSNKARLVLPGGEEVVLDSTGNGLLTLQGNVQVHKSANGQLTYEGNNGEEIQYHTLVTPRGGRFQLTLADGTKVVLNAASSIRFPVAFSGSTRSVSITGEAYFEVAANKNKPFIVDAAGSSIKVLGTHFNIMAYEDEPVMKTTLVQGAVLVEKNTQQVKIVPGQQATLHSGSDVITVGNANLEEVLAWTRDEFIFKSQNIRNIMRQIARWYDADIEYQGDVADISFSGGMSRHEGIQHLLELLEADGRLRFTATGKKIIISRKAK, encoded by the coding sequence ATGATGGATGATGAACAGATAAGGGAGGCGTTTGAGATAGCGAAACTGATCAGCAGTGAACAGCTCACCGCAGAAGAAGCCACCAGGCTGGAAGCGTGGAAAAGCCGCTCTGCAGCACACCGGCAGTTGGTAACGGAAAGTATAGCCGCACCCGTAGTCCGGGAAGGTTTGTTGCAGCTGGAAACATATGACACGCACCAGATTGCAGCTGATCTGTTTGAAGCAGCCGGTATTGGAGCGGATAAACTACCAGGCCGTAAAGGCAGACTGGTACGCCTGCGTACCTGGTGGGCCGCTGCTGGTATGTTATTGCTGATGGCGGGTGCAGGCTACTGGTGGACACAACATCGTGTATCTTCCACAACCCTGGCTGTCAACAATGTAAGTACTTTGATACCAGGTAGCAACAAGGCCAGACTGGTGTTGCCGGGAGGGGAGGAGGTTGTGCTGGACAGTACCGGCAATGGTTTGCTTACACTGCAGGGCAATGTACAGGTGCATAAATCGGCTAACGGACAACTCACCTATGAAGGTAACAACGGAGAAGAGATACAGTATCATACCCTTGTAACACCCCGCGGTGGCCGTTTCCAGCTTACGCTGGCTGATGGTACTAAGGTGGTGCTCAATGCTGCCTCTTCCATCCGGTTTCCGGTGGCATTCTCCGGTAGTACCCGCAGCGTAAGCATTACAGGCGAAGCCTATTTTGAAGTGGCTGCCAACAAAAACAAACCTTTCATAGTGGATGCCGCTGGCTCCAGCATAAAAGTACTGGGCACACATTTTAATATTATGGCTTACGAAGATGAGCCCGTTATGAAAACTACCCTGGTGCAAGGCGCCGTGCTGGTAGAGAAAAACACACAACAGGTAAAGATCGTTCCTGGTCAGCAGGCTACGCTACATAGCGGCAGCGACGTCATTACAGTAGGCAATGCCAATCTGGAAGAAGTCCTTGCATGGACCCGCGATGAATTTATTTTCAAATCACAGAACATCCGCAACATCATGCGCCAGATAGCCAGATGGTATGATGCGGATATAGAATACCAGGGTGATGTAGCTGATATCAGCTTCTCCGGTGGCATGTCCCGTCATGAAGGGATACAACACCTGCTGGAACTGCTGGAAGCGGATGGCCGGCTTCGGTTCACAGCCACCGGCAAAAAAATCATCATCTCCCGGAAAGCTAAATGA